One genomic region from Arcobacter sp. LA11 encodes:
- the hisA gene encoding 1-(5-phosphoribosyl)-5-[(5-phosphoribosylamino)methylideneamino]imidazole-4-carboxamide isomerase, producing MDILPAIDLKDGKAVRLSKGLMDSAKIYSDEPWQVAKKFEELGSKWLHIVDLNGAFAGEPANLEQIKKIRENCNLKIELGGGIRDEETIKMYIELGVDRLILGSIAVKDPQFVKDMAAKYPIAVGIDAMDGMVAVEGWAEVSSMKATDLAKEFANAGVEAIICTDISKDGMLCGVNVEFTESIALASGIDTIASGGVKDITDVLECKDNGNIAGMIVGKAFYEGRLDLKEAFDTVGHI from the coding sequence ATGGATATTTTACCAGCAATAGACCTGAAAGACGGAAAAGCTGTAAGACTAAGTAAAGGACTTATGGATAGTGCAAAAATCTATTCAGATGAACCATGGCAAGTTGCAAAGAAATTTGAGGAACTTGGGAGTAAATGGCTTCATATAGTTGATTTAAACGGTGCATTTGCAGGTGAACCAGCAAATTTAGAGCAAATCAAAAAGATTAGAGAAAACTGTAATCTTAAAATAGAACTTGGTGGTGGAATTAGGGATGAAGAAACTATCAAAATGTATATTGAACTTGGTGTTGATAGACTTATCTTAGGTTCAATAGCAGTTAAGGACCCTCAGTTTGTAAAAGATATGGCAGCAAAATACCCTATTGCAGTAGGCATTGATGCAATGGATGGCATGGTTGCAGTTGAAGGATGGGCAGAAGTTTCATCTATGAAAGCAACTGATTTAGCAAAAGAGTTTGCAAATGCTGGTGTTGAAGCTATTATTTGTACTGATATCTCAAAAGATGGAATGCTTTGTGGGGTTAATGTAGAATTTACAGAATCAATAGCACTTGCATCTGGAATTGATACAATTGCTTCAGGTGGAGTAAAAGATATCACAGATGTTTTAGAGTGTAAAGACAATGGAAACATTGCAGGTATGATTGTTGGAAAAGCTTTCTACGAAGGTAGACTTGACTTAAAAGAAGCCTTTGATACAGTAGGACATATATAA
- the hisH gene encoding imidazole glycerol phosphate synthase subunit HisH, with the protein MIGIIDYNMGNLASVYNACHLLDTKASFVKNPEELKNFDRIILPGVGAFGDAMEHLNETGMKEAIYSFAKTGKPMIGICLGMQLLFESSEEFGEHKGLGLVDGKVVKFDKSKMHEDTKIPHMGWNTIKTQDDHTLFEGLKDPYLYFVHSYHAITDEKNIIGKTEYGYDFVSAVHKENIYGFQPHPEKSHENGLKILKNFMNLKH; encoded by the coding sequence TTGATTGGAATTATCGATTATAATATGGGAAATCTTGCTTCAGTTTATAATGCTTGTCATCTATTAGATACAAAAGCTTCATTTGTAAAAAACCCTGAAGAACTAAAAAACTTTGATAGAATCATTTTACCAGGAGTTGGTGCATTTGGTGATGCAATGGAACACCTAAATGAAACAGGTATGAAAGAAGCAATCTATAGCTTTGCAAAGACTGGAAAGCCTATGATAGGTATCTGTCTTGGTATGCAACTTTTATTTGAAAGCTCTGAAGAGTTTGGAGAGCATAAAGGTCTTGGACTTGTAGATGGGAAAGTTGTAAAATTTGATAAATCAAAAATGCATGAAGATACAAAAATCCCACATATGGGATGGAATACAATTAAAACACAAGATGATCATACTTTATTTGAAGGATTAAAAGATCCGTACCTTTATTTTGTACACTCTTATCATGCAATAACTGATGAGAAAAATATTATTGGAAAAACTGAATATGGATATGATTTTGTAAGTGCAGTACATAAAGAGAACATTTATGGTTTTCAACCACACCCAGAAAAATCTCATGAAAATGGACTAAAAATACTTAAAAATTTTATGAATTTAAAACACTAA
- a CDS encoding phosphoribosyltransferase family protein, with protein sequence MKCLSCEQLSFKIICNKCRQNLLTPSFHKRELKKDFYNYSFYSFSEIEYLITSKYYFHGDKVFNILAKLSFKKFAKNFEFEELVYSIGIDEHTRHKFSQTAILSRHLKSKNIKPIYNQLKATNIVKYAGHDLEYRQKNKRKFKTSLSNKKIILVDDLITTGTTILEAKKALEKKNNEVLFSLTLADAKF encoded by the coding sequence ATGAAATGCTTATCATGTGAACAACTATCATTCAAAATCATTTGCAATAAATGCCGACAAAACTTACTAACACCCTCGTTCCACAAAAGAGAACTAAAAAAAGATTTTTATAACTACTCCTTCTATTCATTCTCAGAAATTGAATACCTAATAACCTCAAAATACTACTTTCATGGAGACAAAGTTTTCAATATACTAGCCAAACTATCATTCAAAAAATTTGCAAAAAACTTTGAATTTGAAGAATTAGTTTATTCAATAGGAATAGATGAACACACAAGACATAAGTTTTCACAAACTGCAATTCTTTCACGTCATCTAAAATCAAAAAATATAAAACCAATCTATAACCAACTCAAAGCCACAAATATAGTAAAATATGCAGGACATGATTTAGAGTATAGACAAAAGAATAAAAGAAAATTCAAAACATCTTTATCAAACAAAAAGATTATCTTAGTAGATGATTTAATTACAACTGGTACTACTATTTTAGAAGCAAAGAAAGCTTTAGAAAAAAAAAACAATGAAGTGCTTTTTTCTTTAACCCTAGCTGATGCTAAATTTTAG
- the lepA gene encoding translation elongation factor 4: MQENIRNFSIIAHIDHGKSTLADRIIQECGSVADRDMSAQVMDTMDIEKERGITIKAQSVRLDYVKDGQNYVLNLIDTPGHVDFSYEVSRSLASSEGALLIVDSTQGVEAQTIANVYIAMDNDLELLPVVNKIDLPSADPDRVLEEVEEAIGLDCTENNLISAKTGLGVRDLIDSIVDRVPAPQGDENAPTKALIYDSWFDNYLGALALVRVYEGSIKKGQMMKMMNTKVEHPVLNLMYPHPLKRQNTNEIKTGEIGIVVLGLKTLDGIAVGDTITDAKNPTPVAIDGFEPAKPFVFAGIYPIETDKFEDLREALTKLQLNDSSISFEPESSAALGSGFRTGFLGMLHMEVIKERLEREFNLDLIATAPTVIYEVLKKDGERITIQNPSELPEPNYIETIFEPYVKATVLVPDEFLGNVIKLLNDKRAIQNKMDYIGKRVLLDYDIPMNEIVMDFYDKLKSTTKGYASFDYEPVGFRPGVLQKLDIKVAGDVVDALSIIVPENKALSKGREFIKALKELIPRQLFEVAIQASIGSTIIARETVKSTGKNVTAKCYGGDITRKRKLLEKQKAGKKRMKAIGKVNVPQEAFMAVLKI; encoded by the coding sequence TTGCAAGAAAATATTAGAAACTTTTCAATTATTGCTCATATTGACCATGGAAAATCAACACTAGCAGATAGAATTATTCAAGAGTGTGGTTCAGTTGCAGATAGAGATATGTCAGCACAAGTTATGGATACAATGGATATTGAAAAAGAGCGTGGTATTACTATTAAAGCTCAAAGTGTAAGACTTGACTATGTAAAAGATGGCCAGAATTATGTTCTAAATCTTATTGACACTCCAGGTCATGTTGATTTTTCTTATGAAGTGAGTCGTTCTTTAGCCTCATCAGAAGGTGCTTTACTTATTGTAGATTCAACACAAGGTGTTGAAGCACAAACTATTGCAAATGTTTATATAGCAATGGACAATGACTTAGAACTACTTCCTGTTGTAAATAAAATTGATTTGCCTTCTGCTGACCCAGATAGAGTTTTAGAAGAAGTAGAAGAAGCGATTGGACTTGACTGTACAGAAAACAATCTAATTTCTGCGAAAACAGGTCTTGGAGTTAGAGACTTAATTGATTCAATTGTTGATAGAGTTCCAGCACCACAAGGTGATGAAAATGCTCCTACAAAAGCACTAATCTATGATTCTTGGTTTGATAACTACCTTGGAGCTCTTGCACTTGTAAGAGTTTATGAAGGGAGTATCAAAAAAGGTCAAATGATGAAGATGATGAATACAAAAGTTGAACATCCAGTTCTTAACTTAATGTATCCTCATCCATTAAAAAGACAAAATACAAATGAAATCAAAACTGGTGAAATAGGTATTGTTGTATTAGGGCTTAAAACTTTAGATGGTATTGCAGTTGGGGATACAATAACTGATGCAAAAAACCCAACACCTGTTGCTATTGATGGATTTGAGCCTGCTAAACCTTTCGTATTCGCTGGGATTTACCCAATTGAAACTGATAAGTTTGAGGATTTAAGAGAAGCACTTACAAAGTTACAACTAAATGATTCATCTATCTCTTTTGAACCAGAATCTTCTGCGGCACTTGGTTCTGGATTTAGAACAGGATTTTTAGGTATGCTTCATATGGAAGTTATAAAAGAAAGACTTGAAAGAGAATTCAACTTAGATTTAATAGCAACTGCACCAACAGTTATATATGAAGTTCTAAAAAAAGATGGAGAAAGAATCACAATCCAAAATCCATCAGAACTACCAGAGCCAAACTATATAGAGACAATTTTTGAACCATATGTAAAAGCTACAGTTTTAGTTCCTGATGAGTTTTTAGGAAATGTAATCAAGCTTTTAAATGACAAAAGAGCTATCCAAAATAAAATGGACTATATAGGGAAAAGAGTACTTTTAGATTATGATATTCCAATGAATGAAATCGTAATGGACTTCTATGATAAACTAAAATCAACAACAAAAGGTTATGCATCTTTCGATTATGAACCAGTTGGATTTAGACCAGGTGTTTTACAAAAACTTGATATCAAAGTTGCTGGTGATGTTGTTGATGCCTTATCAATTATCGTTCCAGAAAATAAAGCACTTAGTAAAGGTAGAGAATTTATCAAAGCCTTAAAAGAATTAATACCAAGACAACTTTTTGAAGTTGCTATTCAAGCAAGTATTGGTTCAACAATTATTGCGAGAGAAACAGTAAAATCAACAGGTAAAAACGTAACCGCAAAATGTTATGGTGGAGATATTACAAGAAAAAGAAAACTACTAGAAAAACAAAAAGCTGGTAAAAAAAGAATGAAAGCAATTGGAAAGGTGAACGTACCACAAGAAGCATTCATGGCTGTGTTGAAGATTTAA
- a CDS encoding OmpA family protein, translated as MKKILLSTALCASMMFAANSEYKYEITPMIGGVYTEGNLDLERNYADAGLSLGFNLDDSMFDQVELGFLRSLEDVDYTRNGTNEDTGITRVFANLVKEYGLSDSTSLYGLIGAGVEIFDNEEFDNEDGLFANYGVGIKYKISEAVALKADVRHLVEFDHGDNNLLYTVGLAIPFGKKAAPAPMMKKEPIPVITPVDVVMPKDSDGDGVVDANDKCPNTPKGDIVDETGCSLKVNLNINFDTDSAVINNSYSSKIKKFADFMKAFPSVKGKIEAHTDSDGSDAYNQKLSERRAASTVKALEAYGVEKARLNSVGYGELNPKASNETAEGKAMNRRVEGSISR; from the coding sequence ATGAAAAAGATACTATTATCAACTGCACTATGTGCTTCAATGATGTTCGCTGCAAATAGTGAATATAAATATGAAATCACGCCTATGATTGGTGGAGTTTATACGGAAGGTAACTTAGATTTAGAAAGAAACTATGCAGATGCTGGTTTAAGTTTAGGTTTTAACTTAGATGATTCTATGTTTGATCAAGTAGAACTAGGTTTCTTAAGAAGTTTAGAAGATGTTGATTACACAAGAAATGGTACAAATGAAGATACAGGAATTACTAGAGTATTCGCAAACTTAGTAAAAGAGTATGGTTTATCTGATTCTACGTCATTATATGGATTAATCGGGGCTGGTGTTGAAATTTTTGATAACGAAGAGTTTGATAATGAAGATGGTTTATTCGCTAACTACGGTGTTGGTATCAAATATAAAATTTCTGAAGCAGTAGCTTTAAAAGCTGACGTTAGACACTTAGTTGAATTTGATCATGGTGATAACAACTTATTATATACAGTTGGTTTAGCTATTCCATTTGGAAAAAAAGCTGCTCCTGCTCCAATGATGAAAAAAGAACCAATTCCAGTTATTACTCCAGTTGATGTAGTAATGCCAAAAGATTCTGATGGTGATGGTGTTGTTGATGCAAATGACAAATGTCCAAATACTCCAAAAGGTGATATCGTTGATGAAACTGGTTGTTCATTAAAAGTTAACTTAAATATTAATTTTGATACTGACTCTGCAGTAATTAACAACTCTTACTCTTCAAAAATCAAAAAATTTGCAGACTTCATGAAAGCTTTCCCATCAGTTAAAGGTAAAATTGAAGCTCATACAGATTCAGATGGTTCAGATGCATATAACCAAAAATTATCTGAAAGAAGAGCAGCGTCTACTGTTAAAGCATTAGAAGCTTACGGTGTTGAAAAAGCAAGATTAAACTCTGTTGGATATGGAGAATTAAATCCTAAAGCATCAAATGAGACTGCTGAAGGTAAAGCAATGAACAGAAGAGTTGAAGGTTCTATCTCTAGATAG
- a CDS encoding ribose-phosphate pyrophosphokinase: MSKFKLFSGTANPEFAKNVGDYLNIEVGTATINKFSDGEISVQVKESVRGQDVFIVQPTCAPTNDHLMELLIMVDALKRSSAKSISAVIPYYGYARQDRKAAPRVPITAKLVADMLEAAGIDRMITIDLHAAQIQGFFNIPVDNLYGSVMFVDYLKSKNLKNPIIASPDIGGVARARSYADKLGYDLVIVDKRREKANVAEVMNIIGDVEGKDVILVDDMVDTAGTLVKAAEVLKKKGATSVMACCTHGVLSGPAFDRLNEGTLDELIISDTIPMHGESDKITVLTGSRIIGETIRRITNNESVNSIFI, translated from the coding sequence ATGTCAAAATTTAAGCTTTTTAGTGGTACCGCAAACCCTGAATTTGCTAAAAATGTTGGAGACTATCTAAACATTGAAGTAGGCACAGCTACAATCAATAAATTTAGTGATGGAGAAATCTCTGTTCAAGTTAAAGAGAGCGTAAGAGGACAAGATGTATTTATTGTTCAACCTACATGTGCTCCAACAAATGACCACCTAATGGAACTACTTATTATGGTAGATGCATTAAAAAGATCAAGTGCAAAATCTATCTCTGCTGTTATTCCATATTATGGATATGCTAGACAAGATAGAAAAGCTGCTCCAAGAGTTCCAATTACTGCAAAGTTAGTTGCTGATATGTTAGAAGCTGCAGGTATTGATAGAATGATTACTATTGATTTACATGCTGCACAAATTCAAGGATTTTTCAATATCCCTGTTGATAACTTATATGGTTCAGTTATGTTTGTAGATTATTTAAAATCTAAAAATCTAAAAAACCCAATCATTGCAAGTCCAGATATTGGCGGAGTTGCACGGGCAAGAAGCTATGCAGATAAACTAGGATATGACTTAGTAATTGTTGATAAAAGAAGAGAAAAAGCAAATGTTGCAGAAGTTATGAATATCATTGGTGACGTTGAAGGTAAAGATGTAATCTTAGTTGATGATATGGTTGATACTGCTGGAACTTTAGTTAAAGCTGCTGAAGTATTAAAGAAAAAAGGTGCGACATCAGTAATGGCCTGCTGTACTCATGGTGTACTATCAGGACCAGCATTTGATAGACTAAATGAGGGAACATTGGATGAATTAATTATCTCAGATACAATTCCAATGCATGGAGAAAGTGATAAAATCACTGTATTAACAGGTTCAAGAATTATTGGTGAAACTATTAGAAGAATTACTAATAATGAATCAGTAAATTCGATTTTTATATAG
- the mnmA gene encoding tRNA 2-thiouridine(34) synthase MnmA: MKKKVMVGMSGGIDSSVTAYMLQKDGFQVEGVYLKLHDRTDGYHETNLAYIEKVAKFLNIKYHILDKTDTFGEEVYDYFVNSYIDGTTPNPCVKCNRQIKFGAMLDFAKEHGADFLATGHYAKTDGKFFYEADDKSKDQSYFLSQVKKEALPFMMFPLSTYKKEDIVKFAASLDEVYVKITEKNESQEICFVDTVYTDVIKKHAKIDLPGKVLNEEGNVVGEHKGYMHYTIGKRRGFIVHGAHEPHFVTKINPENNTIVVGKKAALEINEVEVNNLNMYIEDKEFTCTVKLRYRSISTSCKVRIEGDKAYINLDEAAFGVADGQLAVFYDNDKVLGSGWIQETE; this comes from the coding sequence ATGAAAAAAAAAGTAATGGTAGGTATGAGTGGAGGAATTGACTCATCAGTTACTGCTTATATGCTACAAAAAGATGGCTTTCAAGTTGAAGGTGTTTACTTAAAACTTCACGATAGAACAGACGGTTATCATGAAACAAATCTTGCTTATATAGAAAAAGTTGCAAAATTTTTAAATATCAAATATCATATTTTAGATAAAACTGATACATTTGGAGAAGAAGTTTACGACTATTTTGTAAATTCATATATTGATGGAACTACTCCAAATCCATGTGTAAAATGTAATAGACAAATAAAGTTTGGAGCTATGCTTGATTTTGCAAAAGAACATGGAGCTGATTTTTTAGCTACTGGACATTATGCAAAAACTGATGGCAAGTTTTTCTATGAAGCAGATGATAAATCAAAAGATCAAAGCTATTTCTTATCACAAGTAAAAAAAGAAGCTTTACCATTTATGATGTTCCCATTAAGTACTTATAAAAAAGAGGATATTGTTAAATTCGCTGCCTCATTAGATGAAGTCTATGTAAAAATCACTGAAAAAAATGAGTCTCAAGAAATATGTTTTGTTGATACTGTATACACAGATGTAATAAAAAAACATGCAAAAATTGACCTTCCTGGAAAAGTTTTAAATGAAGAAGGAAATGTTGTAGGTGAACATAAAGGTTATATGCATTATACAATTGGAAAAAGAAGAGGATTTATTGTTCATGGAGCACATGAACCTCATTTTGTTACTAAAATAAACCCTGAAAATAATACAATCGTTGTAGGTAAAAAAGCTGCATTAGAAATCAATGAAGTTGAAGTTAACAATTTAAATATGTATATAGAAGATAAAGAATTTACATGTACTGTTAAATTAAGATATAGATCTATTTCAACTTCTTGTAAAGTGAGGATTGAAGGAGATAAAGCTTACATTAATTTAGATGAAGCTGCATTTGGAGTAGCAGATGGACAACTTGCAGTATTTTATGATAATGATAAAGTACTAGGTAGTGGTTGGATTCAAGAAACTGAATAG
- the folK gene encoding 2-amino-4-hydroxy-6-hydroxymethyldihydropteridine diphosphokinase yields MLNDIMPLSNNLTTNGLLNPVRLEIRYGRKRSFQDAPKNLDIDIVFFNNKKINTKDLIIPHKNWANRESVIIPLKYM; encoded by the coding sequence ATTTTAAATGATATAATGCCGCTTTCTAATAATCTTACAACAAACGGATTATTAAATCCTGTAAGATTAGAGATTAGATATGGAAGAAAGCGATCCTTTCAAGATGCGCCTAAAAACCTAGATATAGATATAGTCTTTTTTAATAATAAGAAAATAAATACAAAAGACCTTATTATTCCTCATAAAAATTGGGCAAATAGAGAATCAGTGATTATTCCTTTAAAATATATGTAG
- the mnmA gene encoding tRNA 2-thiouridine(34) synthase MnmA: MDKKKVVVGMSGGVDSSVTALLLKQQGYEVVGLFMRNWEYGIKGSQCPNRIEFEDAKKVGELLGIEVKGKDFVEEYRTKVFDVFLEGLKKGLTPNPDILCNREIKFNVFLNEAKKMGADMIATGHYAKISKYNDHYVLDTPKDSSKDQSYFLHALLSEQLSHAMFPLGDLTKIEVREIAREHNLPVSDKKDSTGICFIGNQRFDDFITQHLKAIPGDMLDENGKVIGKHKGLICYTLGQRKGIGLGGIKETESAGHIHKPWYAAKKDIENNTLTVVQDTNHPLLMNQNVEASHMHWVLEVAPKVGDKLMAQVRYRQQKQACTVTETKDNKVIVKFDKPQRAVTLGQSLVLYDGEYCLGGGFISNYY, encoded by the coding sequence ATGGACAAAAAAAAAGTAGTTGTTGGGATGTCAGGTGGTGTTGATTCTTCTGTTACTGCATTACTGTTAAAACAACAAGGATATGAAGTAGTAGGCTTATTCATGCGTAACTGGGAATATGGAATCAAAGGAAGCCAATGTCCTAATCGTATAGAGTTTGAAGATGCAAAAAAAGTAGGCGAACTCTTAGGAATTGAAGTAAAAGGTAAAGACTTTGTTGAAGAATACAGAACAAAAGTATTTGATGTATTTTTAGAAGGTTTAAAAAAAGGGCTTACACCAAATCCAGATATTCTATGTAATAGAGAAATTAAATTCAATGTATTTTTAAATGAAGCAAAAAAAATGGGTGCAGATATGATTGCAACTGGGCATTATGCAAAAATATCTAAATACAATGACCACTATGTACTAGATACTCCAAAAGATAGTTCAAAAGACCAAAGTTACTTCTTACATGCACTATTAAGTGAGCAACTTTCACATGCTATGTTTCCCCTTGGTGATTTGACAAAAATAGAAGTTAGAGAAATTGCAAGAGAACACAATCTTCCTGTTAGTGATAAAAAAGATAGTACTGGTATATGTTTTATTGGAAATCAAAGATTTGATGATTTTATTACACAACATCTAAAAGCAATTCCTGGAGATATGTTAGATGAAAATGGAAAAGTAATAGGAAAACATAAAGGTCTAATTTGTTACACATTAGGTCAGAGAAAAGGTATTGGTCTTGGAGGTATCAAAGAGACTGAATCAGCTGGACACATTCATAAACCATGGTATGCAGCTAAAAAAGATATTGAAAACAACACATTAACAGTAGTACAAGATACTAATCACCCCCTACTTATGAACCAAAATGTAGAAGCTAGTCATATGCACTGGGTACTTGAAGTTGCTCCTAAAGTTGGTGATAAATTGATGGCACAAGTACGTTATCGTCAACAAAAGCAAGCTTGTACTGTGACAGAAACTAAAGATAATAAAGTAATAGTCAAATTTGACAAACCTCAAAGAGCAGTAACTTTAGGACAAAGTCTTGTTTTATATGATGGTGAGTATTGTCTAGGTGGCGGATTTATAAGCAATTACTATTAA
- the folK gene encoding 2-amino-4-hydroxy-6-hydroxymethyldihydropteridine diphosphokinase, whose translation MKKKLNENLTLHYTSNFPKKFKNHSNKKYLVTIGIGGNIGNTKRIFDKLFLSLKTNKKFDILMTSPLLTNPPFGFLEQNDFLNGIIAIKTNLAPNEFLKNMHRLEKRFGRKRSFQDAPRTLDIDIIFFDNKKINTKKLIIPHKDWANRESVIIPLKYI comes from the coding sequence ATGAAAAAAAAATTAAATGAAAATTTAACACTGCATTATACTAGTAATTTTCCAAAAAAATTTAAAAACCATTCAAATAAGAAATATCTTGTAACTATTGGAATTGGGGGAAATATTGGAAATACAAAAAGAATTTTTGATAAACTTTTCTTATCTTTAAAAACAAATAAAAAATTTGATATTCTTATGACTTCACCTTTACTTACAAACCCACCATTTGGTTTTTTGGAACAAAATGACTTTTTAAATGGTATAATTGCGATTAAAACTAATCTTGCACCGAATGAATTCCTTAAAAATATGCATAGATTAGAAAAAAGATTTGGAAGAAAGCGATCCTTTCAAGATGCGCCTAGAACCCTAGATATTGATATAATCTTTTTCGATAATAAAAAAATTAATACTAAAAAACTTATTATCCCTCACAAAGATTGGGCAAATAGAGAGTCAGTGATTATTCCTTTAAAATACATATAA
- a CDS encoding M24 family metallopeptidase, which translates to MKNYILLDENAVYYECGFSCDNAVYLKLGSEAFFITDSRYTVEAEEYTKNCSVIESSNLIEDTKKILKKNKIKKVVFDPNDFKLSFYQNLTKDLKTEFIPKENFSKLKRIIKSDEEIQILRKAAKIGRKGFKELASYIRKNGYNQSENFLHFKAIEKMSNQGKNDLSFDPIVAFNKNAAKPHALPTNKKLKLNDLVLVDAGVKYKRYCSDRTCTANTNFEKFSFKREQKFKNKKHQKIYDIVYKAQLNAINKVRTGMKASKVDSFTRDYIIKAGYGKYFVHSTGHGVGLDIHEFPNINSKSDVIIEDNMVFTIEPGIYIPNEFGVRIEDTVVMKNGRAQIL; encoded by the coding sequence ATGAAAAATTATATACTATTGGATGAAAATGCCGTTTATTATGAATGTGGATTTTCATGTGACAACGCTGTTTATTTAAAATTAGGTTCAGAAGCCTTCTTTATAACTGACTCAAGATACACTGTAGAAGCAGAAGAATATACAAAAAATTGTTCAGTTATCGAAAGTTCAAATCTAATTGAAGATACTAAAAAGATACTAAAAAAAAATAAAATTAAAAAAGTAGTTTTTGATCCAAATGATTTTAAATTATCTTTTTATCAAAACCTAACAAAAGATTTAAAAACAGAATTTATTCCAAAAGAAAATTTCTCTAAATTAAAAAGAATAATAAAAAGTGATGAAGAAATTCAAATACTAAGAAAAGCTGCAAAGATAGGAAGAAAAGGTTTTAAAGAATTAGCTTCTTATATAAGAAAAAATGGTTACAATCAAAGTGAGAACTTTTTACATTTTAAAGCTATTGAAAAAATGAGTAACCAAGGTAAAAACGATTTAAGTTTTGATCCAATTGTTGCTTTTAATAAAAATGCAGCAAAACCACATGCCCTACCAACTAATAAAAAATTAAAATTAAACGACCTTGTATTAGTTGATGCTGGAGTAAAATATAAAAGATATTGTTCAGATAGAACATGTACAGCAAATACAAACTTTGAAAAGTTTTCTTTCAAAAGAGAACAAAAATTTAAAAATAAAAAACATCAAAAAATATATGACATAGTTTATAAAGCCCAACTAAACGCTATAAATAAAGTAAGAACGGGAATGAAAGCTTCTAAAGTTGATAGTTTTACTAGGGATTATATTATTAAAGCTGGCTATGGTAAATACTTTGTACATAGCACTGGTCATGGAGTAGGACTTGATATACATGAATTTCCTAATATAAACTCAAAATCAGATGTAATTATTGAAGATAATATGGTTTTTACTATTGAACCTGGTATATATATCCCAAATGAATTTGGAGTTAGAATTGAAGATACTGTTGTTATGAAGAATGGTAGAGCTCAAATACTGTAA
- the aroQ gene encoding type II 3-dehydroquinate dehydratase gives MKIAVIQGPNLNMLGIREQHIYGPMSLDQIHEQMKGSASQNGVELEFFQSNLEGEIVDRIQECLGTVDGILINPAAFSHTSIAIKDALSAINLPTVEVHISNIYKREEYRQKSITAGSSTGVISGFGPFGYHMGLIALTQIVSEVKAVESQKQAESAE, from the coding sequence ATGAAAATCGCAGTAATCCAAGGTCCAAACTTAAATATGTTAGGTATTAGAGAACAGCATATTTACGGTCCAATGAGTTTAGACCAAATTCATGAGCAAATGAAAGGTTCTGCTTCTCAAAATGGTGTAGAGTTAGAGTTTTTTCAATCAAATTTAGAAGGTGAAATAGTAGATAGAATTCAAGAATGTTTAGGTACAGTTGATGGTATTTTAATTAACCCAGCAGCATTTTCTCATACGTCAATTGCAATCAAAGATGCTTTATCAGCAATAAATTTACCAACAGTAGAAGTTCACATTTCAAATATTTATAAAAGAGAAGAATATAGACAAAAATCAATTACAGCTGGTTCTTCAACTGGTGTTATTAGTGGGTTTGGTCCATTTGGATATCATATGGGTTTAATTGCACTAACTCAAATTGTTTCAGAAGTTAAAGCAGTAGAATCTCAAAAACAAGCAGAATCTGCAGAATAA